Below is a genomic region from Persicimonas caeni.
CGTCGACCACGCTTCCGAGCACACCGCGAAAGTCGCGGATCGCGTCGATGATCCCGGCGTTGCCGCAGATCGCCCCGGCGAGCAGGTCGTTGTGGCCGCCCAGGTACTTGGTGGCCGAGTGAACGACCAGGTCGACGCCGAAGTCGAGCGGCTTCTGATTGATTGGGGTGGCGAACGTCGAGTCGATCATGATCTTGACGCCGCGGTGGCGGTCGCGAATCTCGACGAGCTTCTCGAGATCGGCCACATGCAGGTACGGGTTGGTCGGCGACTCGGCGATGATCAGCCGGGTCTCACCGGGGCGAATCGCCGCCTCGAGCGCCTCGTAGTCGCCCGGCTCGACGAGGGTCGCCTCGACGCCGAATTTACCCAGCGTGCGCGTGACGAATTGGCGCGTGCGTCGGTAGCAATCGCTGGTCATCACCACGTGCTGGCCGCTGCGCAGCATGGCCAGCAGCGTGGTCGTGATCGCGGCCATGCCGCTCGAGAAGAGCGCTGCGCCGCCGGCGCCGTCGAGCGCGGCGATCTTCTGCTCGGCCACGCTCACCGTCGGGTTGCCGTAGCGCCCGTACTCCTCGCGCTCGATGCGCCGCTCGAAGTGCGCACGCAACTCGGCGGTATCCTCGAACACGTACGTCGCCGTGCTCTGGATGGGCATGGTGATCGCATCGCCGGCCTTTTTGCGCGGCTCACCGCCGTGCACTGCGATCGTCGATAGCTTCTTCCCGTCCGTTGCCATGGCGTCCCTCGGGCAAAAGGCAAAGCATAGTTGTGTGGTAGGATTTGTAGCAGGTGGGCTGGGACGTGGCAAGATCGAGCCTGGCGGCGCGGTCTTGGGTCTTGTAGGCGGGGTGTCAGTACAGCTCTTTGACTTCGATGCCCGAGTAGTAGTGGGTGAGGATGTCTTTGTAGGACTTGCCGTCGTGCGCCATGCCGGTCGCGCCGGTCTGGCACATGCCGACGCCGTGGCCGAAGCCGGCGCCGCGGAAGGTGAACTCGGTGATATTGCCCTTGTTGTCCTTGCTGTACTTCATCAAGAACAGCCCGCTCTTGAGGCCGCCGAAGAGCCGGCGCACGTTGAGTTCGCGCTCGATGACCGCCTTGCCCTTCGAGCCGGTAACCTGCAGGCGGATGACCCGCCCGCTCACACCGCGACTCTCGATGGCCACCTTGCGCAGGTCGCCGACGTTGTAGCCGTGCTCGTCGAGCCACGCTTTGGCCTTGGAGGCGGGTACGGTTTTGGTCCAGCGGTAGTATTTGGTGCTGCTCACCGGCGCGGTCTTGCTGTGGGCGGGCATGTCGCTCTTCAGGAAATCGTCGAGCTCCGACACGCTGATGCCGTCCCTAAACTTCTTGGGCACCTTGCCCGACGGGGCGTCGGCTTTGCCGCGTAGGTAGGGCCTGGGCTCGGCGTCCCAGACGTTGTCGTTATTCTCGGTGAACCCGCCGGCGTTCGAGCTGTAGACCGCCTCGATGATCTGCTTGCCGTAGAACATGACCTGGCCGCGGGTGGCCTTGACCGCCTTCGTCGTGCGCGGATGCTCGGCGCCCACGCCGCCGTAGACCTGGTCGTAGATGTCGGCGCGCTGCATGTAGGGGTCGGCCAGGTTGCGTACGCCGATGGCCGCGAAGATCTCGTTGCGCGCGGCCACTGCCTGGGCGCGAAGCGCGCCTTCCGGGGCGCTGGCGTAGATCTCGGCGGGGACGACGCCGCGCAGCAGGCGCTCGGCGCCCAAGCTGTTCATCGCCACGAGCTTGCCCTTTTTATCGGGCGCAAAGATCAAGGTGCCCGTGTAGGTGCGCGTCTCGGTGCCGGGCCGGTAGTTCTTCTTGATGCCGGGGACCGTGTAGCGAATCTCCTCTTTGCGCCCCTCTTTGGCCGACACCCACATCACGCTCGGGTTTTTGACCTCGACGTCGACGCCCTCGCCGGTCAGCGTGAGCGTGCCCGACGGGTATTCGGTCGCCTGGGAGTGGATGCGCCCGATGATGCCGTATTTCGCCTCGAGCTTGCGCTTGAGCTTGTGGGCCTCTTTGAGGTCGTCGGTGCCCCCCACGCCCACCAGAATCTGCCGCGAGTCGAAGACCTTACCGCGGATGGCGAAGAGCCCGCCCACCTCGAAGGTGTCGGGCAGGTAGCCGCGCTTGGTCCACTCCTGAGTGACCTCGCCGACCTTCTTTCGCTGGCGCACGCTCAGCCCGTCGACGACGACCCAGTGCTTGTACTTGCCCGGCTGGGTATCCGAAATCTCGACGGTGTACTTCTTGTTGCCCGGCAACACGATCTCGGTGCCGCCCTCGCCCTGAGGGAGCACGCGGATCGACTCCGACGGGGTGAACTCGACGGACTTTTTGCCCTCGAGGATACCCACCCGAATGATCGGGTCGCCCTCGGCGGTGAAGTTGAGCTGGGGGGCGTACAGAATCGCCAGCCGGTCGGCCGCGGTCAGCTCGCGCTGCTGGGCGGTGGCGGGGATGGAGAGCGTGACAAACGCCAGAGCCACCAGCGCGGCGAAGACGATGCGACGCGCGCCGGAGGTGATGTGGATGAGGTACTTCATGGGTCCTTGGATTGCGCTACCAACTGAAGAGCGCCGAGACGCCCCGGGGCGAGACGCTGACGTCCCAGTTGCGCTCGTCGGCGAGCGGGTCGTCGGCCTCGGCGCCGTCGACGAAGAGCCAGACGGTGCCGGCGACGACGCTGACCGCCCCCACGCCCAGCAACACGCGGTGGGCGAGCTCGTAGCTCTCGCCGGTGTCGATGATTTCTTGGCGGTCGGAGATGTAGGCGTCGCGGCTCATCTGGAAGCGCTGGGCGTCGTGGTCGGCCAGCTCGTCTTCCTGGCCCTTCATCAACAGGGCCATCGCCCCGCTGCCGGCCAGGGCCACACCGCCCACGCCGATGGCGCTCCAGGCGCCCCAATTGGGCCCGCCGCCACCGCCGGTGACCGGCGGCTTGGACGAGTCGCCCATGCCCGACGAATCACCCAGGCCCGACGAGTCGTCGACCTTAACGCCGGTGTCGCCCTCTTGTGTTCCCTCACCCGCTTCTTTCTGAGCCACCGCCTCGGGTTGCTTCGTCTCGTTGAGCGGCGCCCACAGCCGGATGTCGGCCCCTTCGGTCAGCTCGATGCTCACCTTCCAGGTGTCGTAGCCCTCTTGAGAGACTTCGACCGAGTAGTTCCCCGGCGGCAGCCCCTTTCGCTCGACCGGGGCGTTGCCGATCATCGTGTCGTTGACGCGCACTTCGGCGCCCTCGACGTTCGAGCCGATCTGCAGCCGTGTCCCCTCGGTTGCCTGATCGGGGGCGAACATCGACTGGATCTGCTTGCGAAAGGCGATGACCGGGTCGTCCTTGTTGACGATGGTGCGCACCAGGCGCTGTTCGACCTTGGAGGTGTCGGCGTCGAAGACTTCGATGGTGACCGTATGGGCCTGCTCGACCTTCTCGACACGCCCATAGATGAGCACGCGCGCCTCGAGTTGGTCGGCGGCCTGCTTCAAACACGTAGGGTTGTTGGTGTCGCAGCCGAGCACGACCACGATCTCGGACAGGTTGATCGGCGACTGGTTGACGATGTCGTAGTCGCTGTATTGCTGCGCCTCGTTACGCAACACCGAGGTGAGCGTCTCGAGCAACTTTTGGTCGACGCCCTCCCCTTCGAGGTTGAGCACGGCCACATTGATCGACTCTCCTGTGTCCTGCGCGTGAGCCATGGGCACGGCCGCGAAGAGGGTCACCAGGAGGGCGAGCAGCGTGCGTACAAGGGAGACTGCAGTTGTATTCATGATAACTGCCCGAGGTGCGAGCGGGGTACGAATCGTCCTCGGAGTATATGAGGGCGCCGCAGGGAAGTAAAGAAATGCAGGCGGCGCCCGGCTCGGGCCACGAAGACCTACTGGAGGACCCATTCACCGTAGGGCCGCCCGAAATTCGAGCGCAAGTGTTCTTTGTGGAGAGGGCTGCCGGGAGGCGGCGTATACGGCTCGCCCCAACGTGCGCCGGGGGCGAGAAGTTCGCCGTCGGAGGTGCGATCCATGACCGGCTCGCCGGGCTTGCGTTTGCTGAGCGGCTTGACCTTGGGGGCGGCTTTGGTCTTGGCCGACGCCTGCTTGGCGTTGGCCGCGTCGTCGGCGCCGTCAGCGGCTTCATCCGGCGTGGGCGCGGGCATGTAGACCACGAAGCTGTAGGGGCCGTAGGGGTAGGCGTAGACCTGCGGCATGAACTCGCGCAGCCCCACGGCGCGCACCTGGTCGCCCGGGCGCAGCACTTCGTAGTCGGTCAGCCGGGTTTTGAAGAAGGCTTCGATTTCGTCGAGGGACATGCGCGTCTTGACGCGAATCTCGTCGCCGTGCTCCTCGATACCGCGCACGCTGGGAGGCAGCGGCAGGCCAAAGGCGCTGCGCATGCGCTCCATGGTGTCGGTTTCTTGCGACGAGGCGTCCTCTTTGGCGGCCTGCTCCTCTTTGGGAGCCGACTTCTCGGCCTCCTCGTCACCACACCCGCCGCAGCCCACAGGTCCGGCGGCGAGCACGCTCAAGCCCATCGCCAGCCACAGGGCGTGGCGACGGGCCGAGCGGGTCCAATCGAATGATGCGAAATTCATGAGACTCAATTGTCGATGACCGCCCAGCTAAGTGGGATATGCTGACTCTCGAGCGCGTCGAGTTGCTGCTCGATAGCGTGCAACTCGCCGGTGTCGCCGGCGTCGAAGGTGTCGCTGCCGGTCTCCGACATCGCCCCCGAGCTCGACTGCGCGATGAGCGTGGGTTGCTTGGACTGTTGCTGGACTTTGCCGCCGGTGGCGCTGCCGGGGTTCGCCACGCAGCTCGCCCCCAGGGTGATCGTCAGGCCGCGCACGACCACCGGCTCGGTGAGGTTGGCAGTGTTCGACGGCTCGTAAGCCAGACGCGCCGAGGTGGTGCCGCCCACGCCGTTGGTGCCGCTGGGCAGGTCGGCGTCGGTCCACAGGCCCTTGGGTCCTTTGGAGCCGTCGCCTTCGAAGTCGAGCGCGTAGATGCGCGACCAACCGGCTTGGCAACGATCGCTGGTCGGCTCGACGAAGCTGGTGAAGTACAGGCCTTTGTTGAAGACCACCGCCTCACTGGTCAGCTTCTCGATCTGGGCGTCCGTCTCGTCTTGGAACTCGTGGCTCCAAAGGTGGGTGCCTTCGGCCACGGCCTCGTAGTCGCCGTTATTCTCGACCGTCGAGATCTCCTCGCGCACCGCGATCATCATCTGCTTGGTACCGGTGCTGCTCAAATCACCGCGCTCGCCGAGTCCGTAGAAGACCAGCAGGTCGTTACCCACGTCGGTGGTGCCCAGCGCCAGCGCCGGCTTGTAGGCCGCCGGGCCGAAGATGGGCCGGTCGTTCTCGTCCATCTGCTTGTACTTGTCGATGTCGACGCGCGGGTCGAAGAACAGCTCGACCGACCAATCCTCGGGGTCGTCGTTCGAAAGGTCGATGCGATACAGACGCCCGGCGCCGTCGCCCACGAAGCCGCGGGTGGCCAGGCTGCCGGGCTTGGCGTTGTAGAGCGCCGGCGAGCCGGTGATCGGATGCTGGAAGCGCTTCTCGACCGGCGAGCCGCTCTCGTTGTCGATATACGACACGAAGCGTCGCAGCAGGGTGCCCGTCTGCAGGTCGACCACGTAGATGGCGCGGCCCACGCGCTGCTCGGCGTCACAGTCCGTGCCGAATTCACCGTACGCACCACCGCTGATCACGGCGACCGGGCGACGAAGGCGCGGGCGGGTGTCGGCGTTGGGGAAGGTCGCGTGCAGCGCGATGGTGCCGATGGCGGCCTTGCCGACACTGGCGCCCAAAAACGGCTGGTCCCAGAAGTACTCGTTGACGCCGTCGCTGTCTCGGTCGTCGCTGCGGTCGTCGTCACACTCGGCGATGAACCCGCCGCTTGTGCCGTCACGCAGGCTCGACTCGCTCGGGTAGACCAGCTCGTCGCGGCCGGCGTCCGACAGGGTCTTGACCTGGCCGCGCTCCCAGTTGGAGTCGAACTCCCACAGCGGAATCGGGTCCGGCGCCTCGATCTTGAGGCTGTTGGTCGACTCGACGAATTTGCCGCCCGGGCGGGTCACGTCGACGGCGAAGTAGCCGGCGCCGGCCTCCCCCAAGCCCTGCACGAGCACGGTGCGCCACTGGTCGGCAGGCTCGACGGTGCAGCTCGAGCCGGTGCATCGGCACGCCTGGCGGTTCAGGTTGTAGTCCTGCGAGCCGTGGCACAGACGCACGTCCTTGACGCTGGGGGTGCCGTCCATCAGGTAGGGCTGCTGGCCTTTGAAGAGGGCGAGCTTCTTGTGGAGCATCTGCGGGATATAGGCCCACGCCTCGCGCTGCTCGGGCATCGAGCCGTTCGTGCCATCCTTCTTCATGATCTGGGTGTCGGCCGTCGCCGGATCTTCGTCGAGCTCACCCGAGTAGATGCCGTGGAGCAAACCGTCGGTGGTGGCCACGTAGATCATGCTGGGGCGATCGGCGAACTGCGCTTTGTAGGCGCGGTAGCTGTCGATAGGCAGGTCCAGATTCGGCGGCTCGACGGCGACCGGCGACGAGTTGAGGATGGCGCCAAACGCCCGCCCCTCGCCGTTGGTGAGGTCGTACTCTTTGGCCTCCGCACGGCCGCGCACCTCGTGGATGAGCTGTTTGAGGTCTGTCTCGTCGAGAGCGTTGAAATAGTCGAGCAGCTCGATGTCCGGGTCGACGTCGGCGTTGAGGTTGGCGATGACCTGCTCGAATTCATCGAATTCGAAGGGCACGCGCCCGGTGAGCAGCTGGTCGGGATCGAAGCCCAGGTAGGTGCTGTCTCCGTTGGAGTCGCGGAACTGGTCTTCGTCGCCCGACTCGAGGTCCATGCCGAACCAGAAGCGGTGGCGCTCGAAGTCGATGGAGCTGGCCGTGTCGAGGTTGCCGGCCAGACGTGTGTTGTAGTCGAACGAATCGTGGGTGGCGAACGAGGTGAAGATGCGTCGCCGGTCATTGGTGACCGTACCCGTGTCGTAGATGCCGTCGCTGGCGTCCGGATCGCCCACCGAGCCGGCCAGTTGGTTGATCTGGTCGTGGATGGTGGTCTCGGACTTGTCGATGGAGGCGCTGGCGGTGCACACGTTGTTCTGACGATACAGAAGACCGCGCCAGAAGATCTCGCCGTTGTCGACGCCCACACCCGAGAAGAAGCGGTACTGACCGCCGTAGGTGTTGTCGTCGTCGAGGCGGTTGACGAAGGTCGGGCGGGTGCGCGACTGCAGGCCACCGCCGACGATGTCGTTGAACAGAAGC
It encodes:
- a CDS encoding trans-sulfuration enzyme family protein produces the protein MATDGKKLSTIAVHGGEPRKKAGDAITMPIQSTATYVFEDTAELRAHFERRIEREEYGRYGNPTVSVAEQKIAALDGAGGAALFSSGMAAITTTLLAMLRSGQHVVMTSDCYRRTRQFVTRTLGKFGVEATLVEPGDYEALEAAIRPGETRLIIAESPTNPYLHVADLEKLVEIRDRHRGVKIMIDSTFATPINQKPLDFGVDLVVHSATKYLGGHNDLLAGAICGNAGIIDAIRDFRGVLGSVVDANTAYMLIRGIKTLDLRVHRQNDSALQIARWLEAHPKVERVYYPGLESHASHEVASRQMHGFGGVVSFLVEGDLDDVSRFIDACEIPQIGPSLGGVESLIEQPALMSFYELTTEQRLDIGIRDNLVRFAIGIEDTQDLIDDLEQALEEV
- a CDS encoding PEGA domain-containing protein, with protein sequence MNTTAVSLVRTLLALLVTLFAAVPMAHAQDTGESINVAVLNLEGEGVDQKLLETLTSVLRNEAQQYSDYDIVNQSPINLSEIVVVLGCDTNNPTCLKQAADQLEARVLIYGRVEKVEQAHTVTIEVFDADTSKVEQRLVRTIVNKDDPVIAFRKQIQSMFAPDQATEGTRLQIGSNVEGAEVRVNDTMIGNAPVERKGLPPGNYSVEVSQEGYDTWKVSIELTEGADIRLWAPLNETKQPEAVAQKEAGEGTQEGDTGVKVDDSSGLGDSSGMGDSSKPPVTGGGGGPNWGAWSAIGVGGVALAGSGAMALLMKGQEDELADHDAQRFQMSRDAYISDRQEIIDTGESYELAHRVLLGVGAVSVVAGTVWLFVDGAEADDPLADERNWDVSVSPRGVSALFSW
- a CDS encoding pilus assembly protein, with the translated sequence MESNKMEPDQMEQDKMANRRWIFDSSGNRVRIPMLSPTAFATFGRRALTVAALTALFGTVSTTAYAQSTGASQKPFIMILMDTSASMEWTDEGDEQYPNNNDGAPEWKAGKSLLDTERYGPCYVWKADCSDYDRPGWQTGSDWSDNYSDATINNRIEAMRGDATGVGPRLQNKSQPRHVSLKEILSGEMVLRYDGDTRSIGDLNPNVDAPGCWLVPRQRNATAQTGDLCDDLASSDYNKFDKFPDYSEPRPHFQEVFDGQVPNGLMDTVAGNAIFAVAMFDGYKDREDDAWKDWKGSSGADHLQDPMKEDDTFAGVTEGKGEPDKAGEPDKFNYNLGVFQMIGPKSLEMSTSIAGQISSYVQYALIDAGYLRDDEDMKLEPKKADDEGLLSGALNDALGVQFSDDLDKFVDKYTLGRQPIARATPLAAAMYDIHHYFAHGRKGKLSDDSPIIEDSYKNCRPKHVIMLTDGNPEPELPGGVDVGTNTLSSAFGYDPAQYPYTYTEKAIRSFMTDTEHTGVNNPRYTSSPPYPDSYLVGSWDSTASSYEDACKYNPRVHVVGQVGQVDDDGDPNADLETLEDRVVQKLAAMAVEGRTCAEYYLGSNWVPDGETMYDGTQGSCDPSVRACLDARQGEYMDLRENNTGGAYEYIKPDGDTVKCRYPALILSTDDPDVNLVRYTADALQLLFNDIVGGGLQSRTRPTFVNRLDDDNTYGGQYRFFSGVGVDNGEIFWRGLLYRQNNVCTASASIDKSETTIHDQINQLAGSVGDPDASDGIYDTGTVTNDRRRIFTSFATHDSFDYNTRLAGNLDTASSIDFERHRFWFGMDLESGDEDQFRDSNGDSTYLGFDPDQLLTGRVPFEFDEFEQVIANLNADVDPDIELLDYFNALDETDLKQLIHEVRGRAEAKEYDLTNGEGRAFGAILNSSPVAVEPPNLDLPIDSYRAYKAQFADRPSMIYVATTDGLLHGIYSGELDEDPATADTQIMKKDGTNGSMPEQREAWAYIPQMLHKKLALFKGQQPYLMDGTPSVKDVRLCHGSQDYNLNRQACRCTGSSCTVEPADQWRTVLVQGLGEAGAGYFAVDVTRPGGKFVESTNSLKIEAPDPIPLWEFDSNWERGQVKTLSDAGRDELVYPSESSLRDGTSGGFIAECDDDRSDDRDSDGVNEYFWDQPFLGASVGKAAIGTIALHATFPNADTRPRLRRPVAVISGGAYGEFGTDCDAEQRVGRAIYVVDLQTGTLLRRFVSYIDNESGSPVEKRFQHPITGSPALYNAKPGSLATRGFVGDGAGRLYRIDLSNDDPEDWSVELFFDPRVDIDKYKQMDENDRPIFGPAAYKPALALGTTDVGNDLLVFYGLGERGDLSSTGTKQMMIAVREEISTVENNGDYEAVAEGTHLWSHEFQDETDAQIEKLTSEAVVFNKGLYFTSFVEPTSDRCQAGWSRIYALDFEGDGSKGPKGLWTDADLPSGTNGVGGTTSARLAYEPSNTANLTEPVVVRGLTITLGASCVANPGSATGGKVQQQSKQPTLIAQSSSGAMSETGSDTFDAGDTGELHAIEQQLDALESQHIPLSWAVIDN
- a CDS encoding SpoIID/LytB domain-containing protein, which encodes MKYLIHITSGARRIVFAALVALAFVTLSIPATAQQRELTAADRLAILYAPQLNFTAEGDPIIRVGILEGKKSVEFTPSESIRVLPQGEGGTEIVLPGNKKYTVEISDTQPGKYKHWVVVDGLSVRQRKKVGEVTQEWTKRGYLPDTFEVGGLFAIRGKVFDSRQILVGVGGTDDLKEAHKLKRKLEAKYGIIGRIHSQATEYPSGTLTLTGEGVDVEVKNPSVMWVSAKEGRKEEIRYTVPGIKKNYRPGTETRTYTGTLIFAPDKKGKLVAMNSLGAERLLRGVVPAEIYASAPEGALRAQAVAARNEIFAAIGVRNLADPYMQRADIYDQVYGGVGAEHPRTTKAVKATRGQVMFYGKQIIEAVYSSNAGGFTENNDNVWDAEPRPYLRGKADAPSGKVPKKFRDGISVSELDDFLKSDMPAHSKTAPVSSTKYYRWTKTVPASKAKAWLDEHGYNVGDLRKVAIESRGVSGRVIRLQVTGSKGKAVIERELNVRRLFGGLKSGLFLMKYSKDNKGNITEFTFRGAGFGHGVGMCQTGATGMAHDGKSYKDILTHYYSGIEVKELY